Proteins encoded in a region of the Podarcis muralis chromosome 4, rPodMur119.hap1.1, whole genome shotgun sequence genome:
- the LOC144327423 gene encoding uncharacterized protein LOC144327423 has product MRNRLRVVCWSGYEARLFSAAFSIAFFGALRVGELVLEERSDGHSRGLLLRDVQLAPAELRISVRNSKTDQRGRGAVIRLPATGDAGPCPVKDVRKYLAVRPSGDGPLLKHENGLPLTRRQFAQNKGFGPLEVGCLSRLRSLTLLVFLRCFALFTLGLAAVRIWLVGHSIVHWAGVAARQSGMGPGLGFPPHVQVSWLSRRGMCWAEFLPRIRRQLLLEGPPAAIVVQLGENDLVSMDCLSLRTAILSDLETLRAWVPTAKIFWSKLLHRRIWRGSRCPVATERARKRINVAVARKIFELGGDVISHPMIRFQAISLFRDDGVHLSASGNEAWLGAVVAKLRAWLGW; this is encoded by the exons ATGCGCAACAGATTAAGGGTGGTGTGTTGGTCAGGATATGAGGCTCGCCTTTTCTCGGCTGCCTTTTCTATCGCCTTCTTCGGAGCATTGAGAGTGGGTGAGCTAGTGTTGGAAGAGCGCAGTGATGGTCATTCTAGGGGCCTTTTGCTCCGGGATGTGCAGTTAGCCCCTGCAGAGCTAAGGATCTCAGTCAGGAATTCGAAGACAGACCAGAGGGGTAGGGGTGCCGTCATTCGTCTCCCTGCTACAGGGGATGCAGGCCCTTGTCCTGTAAAGGATGTCCGCAAGTATCTAGCGGTACGCCCCTCAGGCGATGGGCCTCTACTCAAGCATGAGAATGGGCTGCCCCTGACACGACGCCAGTTTGCACAG AATAAAGGATTTGGGCCGCTGGAAGTCGGATGCCTTTCGAGGTTACGTTCGCTAACACTCTTGGTTTTCTTacgttgttttgctttgtttacttTAGGTCTAGCGGCTGTCCGTATATGGTTGGTGGGACACAGTATCGTCCATTGGGCTGGTGTAGCGGCGAGGCAGTCCGGTATGGGGCCCGGCCTTGGCTTCCCTCCACATGTGCAGGTGTCGTGGCTGTCCAGACGTGGAATGTGCTGGGCGGAGTTCCTGCCGCGGATCCGGAGGCAGCTGCTCTTGGAGGGGCCGCCTGCGGCTATAGTGGTGCAGCTGGGCGAGAACGACCTGGTGTCTATGGACTGTCTTTCACTTCGTACAGCAATTTTGAGCGATTTGGAGACGCTGCGGGCATGGGTGCCTACGGCAAAAATATTTTGGTCCAAGCTACTGCACAGACGCATTTGGAGGGGCAGTCGTTGCCCGGTAGCCACTGAAAGGGCCAGGAAACGTATCAATGTGGCGGTGGCTAGAAAGATTTTTGAGTTGGGGGGAGACGTAATTTCCCATCCTATGATTCGTTTTCAGGCTATATCCCTTTTTAGGGATGATGGTGTGCATCTTTCTGCCTCAGGGAATGAGGCCTGGCTGGGTGCAGTGGTGGCCAAGCTGAGAGCTTGGTTGGGAtggtga
- the LOC144327424 gene encoding uncharacterized protein LOC144327424 encodes MAPKKVAARPSSASGAKRPIRGPSQALRSPTPSQPVGRVQSLVESMASDPVALSRFAAGMDGLLQQCSAQPSTSGRRSRPVVASSPASPSSSEDGREGSSSRGLLTESQLVRPRGLPAARGCSRRPRRSSGGAAGRQNPVVASTRRGGRTQPSDEVAPGSGLSLVVSPQSAPGTSQLSPDSESSIEDSLPVPARKSSGGKRRRRRSSRKHAKRRRGDSSSSSSGTSSSSSDDETGAARELYWGFGESASGLPRWAWQRRANSHRARYGAVQECRDGVLVPDVKVSTNSARDIIPGVHLSTRLRSRILNGRYVDIFKLAPPSEDQEKCNLSKSRKGAPVSDRTFELWLDCFQVFAGVVVAAYPRRSLHLIVYLSIVRSAFTKAGEKAAIKYDENFRRRAAKIPTARWDRKDLDVWTTHVAPLIDKKAPEQQKPKALAFRSSRRLPCWDFNKGSCQRQGCKYAHICEKCNGSHPASSCFGNRRPFRGGKGGAQQPPKQNTSLPSASGTGK; translated from the coding sequence ATGGCTCCTAAGAAAGTCGCCGCCCGTCCCAGCTCAGCCTCTGGTGCGAAACGGCCTATTAGGGGTCCATCGCAGGCGCTTCGCTCGCCCACCCCAAGTCAACCGGTGGGACGTGTGCAATCGTTGGTGGAGAGTATGGCCAGCGATCCAGTAGCCTTGTCTCGCTTCGCAGCTGGAATGGATGGTCTTCTTCAACAATGCTCGGCGCAGCCTTCCACGTCTGGAAGGCGTTCTCGTCCAGTAGTGGCATCATCACCAGCGTCACCATCATCTAGCGAGGATGGGAGAGAGGGCTCATCATCTAGGGGTTTGCTGACCGAGTCCCAGCTAGTCCGGCCCCGCGGCTTACCTGCTGCTCGCGGCTGTTCACGGAGACCTCGCCGTTCCTCTGGGGGGGCCGCGGGAAGGCAAAACCCTGTGGTAGCTTCCACCCGCCGAGGTGGGCGCACCCAACCTTCGGATGAGGTGGCGCCGGGTTCTGGTCTCTCACTTGTCGTTTCTCCTCAATCAGCTCCAGGTACATCACAGCTGAGCCCTGATTCAGAGTCGTCCATTGAGGACAGTCTGCCAGTCCCTGCCAGGAAGTCTTCAGGCGGAAAACGTCGCCGCAGGAGGTCTTCCCGGAAGCATGCCAAGCGAAGGAGGGGCGATTCGTCTTCCTCTTCGTCTGGTACGTCCTCTTCCAGTTCTGATGATGAGACGGGTGCTGCTAGGGAACTCTATTGGGGTTTTGGCGAATCTGCATCGGGGCTTCCTAGGTGGGCTTGGCAGCGCAGGGCCAACTCGCACCGAGCAAGGTATGGGGCTGTGCAAGAGTGCAGGGATGGCGTGTTGGTACCTGATGTAAAGGTCTCTACCAATTCCGCCAGAGACATCATCCCAGGTGTGCACTTGTCGACTAGACTGCGGTCTAGGATACTGAATGGCCGTTATGTGGACATTTTCAAACTGGCTCCTCCTTCGGAGGACCAGGAGAAGTGTAATTTGTCAAAGTCTCGTAAGGGTGCCCCCGTTTCAGACAGGACTTTCGAGCTTTGGCTCGATTGTTTCCAGGTCTTTGCTGGCGTGGTGGTGGCGGCTTACCCACGGAGGTCGCTTCATCTGATAGTTTACTTGTCGATTGTTCGCTCTGCTTTCACCAAAGCTGGTGAAAAAGCCGCGATAAAATATGATGAGAACTTCAGGCGCCGTGCCGCCAAGATCCCCACAGCTAGATGGGATCGTAAGGATCTTGATGTGTGGACCACCCACGTAGCTCCACTCATTGACAAGAAGGCGCCTGAGCAGCAGAAGCCGAAGGCTCTGGCGTTTAGGTCCAGCCGCCGCTTACCTTGCTGGGACTTTAATAAGGGTTCTTGTCAACGCCAAGGGTGTAAGTACGCACACATATGTGAGAAATGCAATGGTTCGCATCCTGCCTCCTCTTGTTTTGGGAACCGGCGGCCCTTTCGTGGAGGAAAGGGGGGCGCTCAGCAACCCCCCAAGCAAAACACGTCTCTCCCTTCTGCATCAGGCACAGGGAAATGA